TTATTCGTTAACCAATGAAGTTTTTAAGAAGGAAAACAGATAACTTCCTTTATTTTTAAATCTAGAAAAGAATTTTGATGTGCCGGTCTTAATACCAAAGCAGTATCTGCTCCCCGGCTTTGCCCACCAACTGCTACTACATCTTGTTTTGATGAAATCATACCAGCATCAGCAGCCATGATGGAGATTTCAACTGCGACTTTGAAACCTTGGGATATTCTCCGGAAGCTTTCGGCAATAATTTCTGGAATGCTAATCCCACCGAATTTCTCTCGAAAAGACCGACTCACTCCACTCAGGGCGTGAGATGACATCACTATGGGAATATTTTTCTCGGCAAGCAGCTTCTGATTCTCTTTTGAAATCGATAAGGTCTCATTATCAAAAAATCCCTGATGATAGGTCACGGCAATTATTCTTCCTGCAAAGCGGAAAGCCTGGGCTACCTCTGCCAAACGCAATGGCGTTTCACCGCTTTTTGTCGCAACCAGTATTGCTTCTAATTGAAGCAATAAAGCCCTTTCAACGGCTAATTCTAACGTTTTTTGAGTATTTTCTTTACCAGGCTGGGAAAAATAATATATAGTCTTTTCGTGTAACCTGTTCATCATCTCTTTTTTATTGATGAAGTTCAATCATCTCTCCGGTTTCCATATAATAAATCCGCTCTGTAATATTAGTGATATGATCCCCAATTCTTTCTAAATAACGGGCGATCATAAGAATCCAAATAGCCTGCCTGGTAACTGAAGGATCTTTTTCAATATAATTGACAACTTCCTCATGGACTGCTCGATACAGAGTATCAACTTTATCGTCATCCTCGACAACTTTTTGTACAACATTCAAATCTTTTTGAATAAAAGTTGCCGAGGTTTCTTCTAACATTTTTACTACGATATCAGCCATTTTTGGAACATCAATGAGTGGTTTAAAAAGTGGTTTATCGGCAAGACGAATGCTAAATTTGGCGATATCAATTGAATAATCACCTATTCTTTCTACGTCGGTAATGATCTTCATTACAGCGGCTATAACTCGTAAATCTTTGGCCACCGGCTGTTGGAGAGCAATCATTCTCAGACATTTGTCTTCTATCTTATAATTATATGAGTCGACGATGTCATCCAGCGAAATAACTTCTTTTGCCTTAGCTACATCTCTTTCTTGAAGCGATTCAATCGACATTTGTAACATCTTTTTAGCAGCCTGGGTCATATTTACCAGATCTTCCTGGACTTCTCTTAGTTGACGGGTAAAATGACCTCGAATTATCTCCATTAGTTCTCCTCCTGAAATAATAATTTTCCACCATAGATCATCCCAGGTGCCTTATCTTATCAATCTCACCATCTCATCTCCTTCAGTTAAAAGCCAATTATAGATAGAGTAACTCATTTTAATAAGGTTATAAGCATAATATACGTTTTAAGATATTTTTTCAATTCACCGCTTATCAATAGAAGGGAAAAAACCTAACAACACATTAAAACCAAAGAATTCATCAATCATTCCAAGAAATTTAAATTTCAATAAATTCGACTTCTTTATTCTTTAAATCACATACTGCAATCGAAGCTACCCCGGAGAGCAGACCACAACTTTCCCCGGGATTTAGTAAAAATCGTCCTTTTTCTTCCTGTAACTTTTTTTCATGAGTATGACCAAATATTGAGAGGTCATATCTCCCTGATTGAAAAGCCAGTTCGGCAGGCTGATAATAATGAGAAACCCATATGCGATAGGCATTGAATTTTATCTCCTGATAATAGGAATGGATTAATCCCTTGGATTTCTGAAATATTCCCACAACTTCTCCATCATTATTCCCCAATACTCCCCACCAAGGAATAGTGAGCTCAGATAATATAGCTACAGAAAAAGGAGCTACAAAATCACCTCCATGGATGATTCCATCAACTTTTTTTTCAGTGAAAATTTGAACTGCTTTTCGAATTTTCAACAAAGCATCGTGAGAATCAGAAAGTATACCTATTTTCATTGCCTTAGACTCCCTTGTTTAAAATGATTCCCAGTGTATAACTTCATTGAGCGGTCTTTTTGTCTGATTACTTGGAGATGTTTCCATAGGATAACCCATGGAAATAAGACTCACCAACCGGCAATCTTTCGGTGCTCGTATTATTTCAAGAATCTTTTCGGCATAGGGTTTTTTATCTCCTGCGATCCAGCAGGTTCCCAAACCCAATGCATGAGCAGCATTTACAATGTTGGTGGTGGCTGCACAGCCATCCTCAAGATAATATTTTACATTTTTACATAGAACGATAATTGCCACCGGTGCATCTTTAATAAACTTTCCATAATCAGTTTCATCCGCAACCGCTTTTTTAATTTTAGGATCGGTTAAAACAATAAATTCCCAAGGCTGAATATTGATCGCAGTTGGAGCTAAATGGGCACAATCTATGATGGTTTCAATTTTTTCTTTTTCAACTGGTCTGTTCAAGTAACGACGGATTGATCGTCTTGTTTTCAGTGCTTCTATAGTATCCATGCTTCCACTCCTTTCGTTTTTAGTATTTATTATCGTTTATATCCAAATTTTCGAAGAAGTTCCTGACGTTCTATTTTATCTTTTTCACTTTCTACTCCTTTGGGTTGAAAACCATCAATTATCCCCATAATTCCACGACCCTGTTGAGATTGGGCTATGATCACCTCACAGGGATTCGCCGAGGCACAAAATATCCTACACACCTCAGGAACCATCTTCAAAGCATTTAAAATATTGATTGGATATCCGTCTTTTAAAAATAGAATGAAACTATGACCACAACCCAATTTCAAAGCATTTTTTACTGCTAAATCGATAAGTTCAGCATCATTCCCCTCACAACGAATCAAACAGGGACCCGAAGCTTCACAAAAAGCCAAGCCGAATTTAATTGATGAAGAAGAACCAATAACTGCTTCATAGATATCTTCAACACTTTTAATAAAGTGAGTTTGACCTAATATAAAAT
The Candidatus Atribacteria bacterium ADurb.Bin276 genome window above contains:
- a CDS encoding Pyruvate kinase, alpha/beta domain codes for the protein MNFINKKEMMNRLHEKTIYYFSQPGKENTQKTLELAVERALLLQLEAILVATKSGETPLRLAEVAQAFRFAGRIIAVTYHQGFFDNETLSISKENQKLLAEKNIPIVMSSHALSGVSRSFREKFGGISIPEIIAESFRRISQGFKVAVEISIMAADAGMISSKQDVVAVGGQSRGADTALVLRPAHQNSFLDLKIKEVICFPS
- a CDS encoding hypothetical protein (Phosphate-specific transport system accessory protein PhoU homolog) → MEIIRGHFTRQLREVQEDLVNMTQAAKKMLQMSIESLQERDVAKAKEVISLDDIVDSYNYKIEDKCLRMIALQQPVAKDLRVIAAVMKIITDVERIGDYSIDIAKFSIRLADKPLFKPLIDVPKMADIVVKMLEETSATFIQKDLNVVQKVVEDDDKVDTLYRAVHEEVVNYIEKDPSVTRQAIWILMIARYLERIGDHITNITERIYYMETGEMIELHQ
- a CDS encoding phosphodiesterase, whose product is MKIGILSDSHDALLKIRKAVQIFTEKKVDGIIHGGDFVAPFSVAILSELTIPWWGVLGNNDGEVVGIFQKSKGLIHSYYQEIKFNAYRIWVSHYYQPAELAFQSGRYDLSIFGHTHEKKLQEEKGRFLLNPGESCGLLSGVASIAVCDLKNKEVEFIEI
- the nox_1 gene encoding NADH dehydrogenase — its product is MDTIEALKTRRSIRRYLNRPVEKEKIETIIDCAHLAPTAINIQPWEFIVLTDPKIKKAVADETDYGKFIKDAPVAIIVLCKNVKYYLEDGCAATTNIVNAAHALGLGTCWIAGDKKPYAEKILEIIRAPKDCRLVSLISMGYPMETSPSNQTKRPLNEVIHWESF
- a CDS encoding Adenosine specific kinase; protein product: MEIELITIENDKLHNFILGQTHFIKSVEDIYEAVIGSSSSIKFGLAFCEASGPCLIRCEGNDAELIDLAVKNALKLGCGHSFILFLKDGYPINILNALKMVPEVCRIFCASANPCEVIIAQSQQGRGIMGIIDGFQPKGVESEKDKIERQELLRKFGYKR